A genomic stretch from Kineosporia corallincola includes:
- a CDS encoding ABC transporter substrate-binding protein, translating into MTADLRVVTGRYDTTRALFDGRVRLDHASVTTEPTLPDVFRRLVDGEADVAEFGLTFYLRSLDHGAPFVALPVFPVRLFRHSAVFVHADSDITGPEDLRGRTIGEFGVYGQDPGVWVKGILMDEYGFRPASNRWVVGGLDRPMPPFGFTTHPHPDDVEVVAAPPGETLSGLLETGRIEALFTANVPQPFLDGSPAVRRLFPDYEARERDYYRRTRIFPIMHVLAAPRDLLERRPGLARQVHAAFLEAKELGRQEYRDSARLYQAHHMMPWTNALFEENARMLPDDWWPYGISANRHVLDTFLRYHHEQGLSRRRWGVNEVFTPELLDT; encoded by the coding sequence ATGACAGCTGATCTGCGCGTCGTGACCGGCAGGTACGACACCACCAGGGCACTGTTCGACGGCAGGGTGCGACTCGATCACGCCTCGGTGACGACCGAGCCCACCCTGCCGGACGTCTTCCGGCGCCTGGTGGACGGTGAGGCGGACGTCGCCGAGTTCGGCCTCACCTTCTACCTCCGCAGCCTCGATCACGGCGCACCGTTCGTAGCACTGCCTGTCTTCCCGGTCCGGTTGTTCCGGCACTCGGCCGTTTTCGTGCACGCCGACAGTGACATCACCGGGCCGGAAGACCTCCGGGGACGCACGATCGGCGAGTTCGGTGTGTACGGCCAGGACCCGGGGGTGTGGGTCAAGGGGATCCTGATGGACGAGTACGGGTTCCGTCCCGCGAGCAACCGGTGGGTCGTCGGCGGCCTGGACCGGCCCATGCCGCCGTTCGGTTTCACCACGCACCCGCACCCGGACGACGTCGAGGTGGTGGCGGCCCCGCCCGGCGAGACCCTCAGCGGCCTGCTCGAGACCGGGCGGATCGAGGCCCTGTTCACCGCCAACGTGCCGCAGCCGTTCCTCGACGGCTCACCGGCCGTGCGCCGTCTGTTCCCCGACTACGAGGCGCGCGAGCGGGACTACTACCGGCGCACCCGGATCTTCCCGATCATGCACGTGCTGGCCGCCCCCCGCGACCTGCTGGAGCGGCGTCCCGGTCTGGCCCGGCAGGTCCACGCCGCGTTCCTGGAGGCCAAGGAGCTCGGGCGGCAGGAGTACCGGGACAGCGCCCGGCTGTACCAGGCACATCACATGATGCCCTGGACCAACGCGCTGTTCGAGGAGAATGCCCGGATGCTGCCGGACGACTGGTGGCCGTACGGCATCTCGGCCAACCGGCACGTGCTGGACACGTTCCTGCGGTACCACCACGAGCAGGGACTGTCACGACGCCGATGGGGCGTGAACGAGGTGTTCACGCCCGAACTGCTGGACACCTGA
- a CDS encoding glycoside hydrolase family 3 N-terminal domain-containing protein: protein MRQLLDRLTLREKIGQLNQRLPGWDALRVNGSRLEVTDALRREVDRFGGIGSLYGLQRADPWSGRHWGNGIPPERSAEAAALVQAYVVGHSSSGLPTLFVEEAPHGLQGLGGQVLPVNLAVGATWDDDLVAELAALVAAQLRGRGIHVALLSGLDLLRDPRWGRAEECFSEDPYLAARLAAATVTAMQGTGTRIDDTHVAVVVKHLAAQGAGIGGRNGSGAPLGWRELHEIHLPAARAAARAGVAGYMAAYNDVDGVACSANRDLLTGVLRENWCWEGIVMADCTALDRLLDAAPDHAHAGALALRAGVDVSFWDQAYVVLDEALDRGLIEMADIDRACARVLGLKQRLGLLDHQTMDDETSFGTEASTGSESRAGDDALAHRQAHRLAHQLARESIVLLSNAGVLPLAAGQRLAVVGPNADDLAAQLGDYTAPRPVPDPDSSTVRSALLELGFAVSYAAGSKLRERLPGGLDAVRAAVDAADVAVVVVGGSSRRLYESEFAENGAVAGADLGMTSGEGVDLSRVAIDPVQIEVARAAREAGRPVVGVVIGGRPHSVTEFAGFCDALIFSAFPGPTGGDALADILTGVESPSGRLPVTLPGGEGVWPVAHDERRETSRGYADASYTDNVLLGTGLSYSTFEACVLKASAEPGLRAEVHVRVRNTGGRAARFVVPLFGRRHVLGIRPRVRQVVGHAAVRLEAGAERDVVFRLGAAQLGTVSARGLLEATPGHLDVWVSGDLHPPTDAVRIEVLP, encoded by the coding sequence ATGAGGCAGCTCCTGGACCGGCTCACCCTGCGCGAGAAGATCGGCCAGCTCAACCAGCGTCTGCCCGGCTGGGACGCCTTGCGCGTCAACGGTTCCCGACTGGAGGTCACCGACGCGCTGAGGCGGGAGGTGGACCGGTTCGGCGGGATCGGGTCGCTGTACGGGCTCCAGCGCGCCGACCCCTGGTCCGGCCGGCACTGGGGCAACGGCATCCCGCCGGAACGCTCGGCCGAGGCCGCCGCGCTGGTGCAGGCGTACGTCGTGGGGCATTCCTCCTCCGGCCTGCCGACGCTGTTCGTGGAGGAGGCCCCGCACGGTCTCCAGGGCCTGGGTGGGCAGGTGCTGCCGGTGAACCTGGCGGTCGGGGCGACCTGGGACGACGACCTGGTGGCCGAGCTCGCCGCCCTGGTCGCGGCGCAGCTGCGCGGGCGGGGCATCCACGTGGCCCTGCTGTCCGGGCTGGACCTGCTGCGTGACCCGCGCTGGGGCCGGGCCGAGGAATGCTTCTCCGAAGACCCCTATCTGGCAGCGCGTCTCGCGGCCGCCACGGTGACCGCCATGCAGGGCACCGGGACGCGGATCGACGACACGCACGTGGCCGTGGTGGTGAAGCACCTCGCCGCGCAGGGCGCCGGGATCGGCGGCCGCAACGGCTCCGGCGCCCCGCTGGGATGGCGCGAGCTGCACGAGATCCACCTGCCCGCCGCCCGCGCCGCGGCGCGGGCCGGGGTGGCCGGGTACATGGCCGCGTACAACGACGTGGACGGCGTGGCGTGCAGCGCGAACCGGGACCTGCTCACCGGTGTGCTGCGCGAGAACTGGTGCTGGGAGGGGATCGTCATGGCCGACTGCACCGCGCTGGACCGGCTGCTCGACGCCGCCCCCGACCACGCCCACGCCGGTGCGCTGGCGCTGCGGGCCGGGGTGGACGTCAGCTTCTGGGACCAGGCCTACGTGGTGCTCGACGAGGCCCTCGACCGTGGGCTGATCGAGATGGCCGACATCGACCGCGCGTGCGCGCGGGTGCTCGGCCTGAAGCAGCGCCTGGGGTTGCTCGATCATCAAACCATGGACGACGAAACTTCTTTCGGAACCGAAGCATCGACCGGGAGCGAGAGCCGGGCCGGGGACGACGCTCTGGCGCATCGGCAGGCACATCGGCTGGCCCATCAGCTGGCCCGCGAAAGTATCGTGCTGCTGAGCAATGCGGGTGTTCTGCCGCTGGCCGCCGGGCAGAGACTGGCCGTGGTCGGCCCGAACGCCGACGACCTGGCCGCCCAGCTCGGCGACTACACCGCGCCCCGGCCGGTTCCCGACCCGGATTCGTCCACAGTCCGTTCCGCGCTGCTGGAGCTGGGTTTCGCGGTATCGTACGCGGCCGGCAGCAAGCTGCGCGAGCGGTTGCCCGGCGGGCTGGACGCGGTGCGCGCGGCGGTCGACGCCGCCGACGTCGCGGTGGTCGTGGTGGGCGGATCCAGCCGCCGGCTGTACGAGTCGGAGTTCGCCGAGAACGGCGCGGTGGCCGGGGCCGATCTGGGGATGACCAGCGGTGAGGGCGTCGACCTGAGCCGGGTCGCGATCGACCCGGTGCAGATCGAGGTTGCCCGGGCCGCACGGGAGGCCGGGCGGCCCGTGGTCGGCGTCGTGATCGGCGGAAGACCGCATTCCGTGACCGAGTTCGCCGGATTCTGTGACGCGCTGATCTTCTCGGCGTTCCCCGGGCCCACGGGTGGGGACGCCCTCGCGGACATTCTCACGGGCGTCGAGTCGCCGTCGGGCCGCCTGCCGGTCACCCTGCCCGGTGGCGAGGGGGTCTGGCCGGTGGCGCACGACGAACGGCGCGAGACCTCCCGCGGCTACGCCGACGCCTCGTACACCGACAACGTCCTTCTCGGAACTGGTCTCTCGTACAGCACTTTCGAGGCCTGTGTGCTGAAGGCCTCCGCCGAGCCGGGCCTTCGGGCCGAGGTGCACGTGCGGGTGCGGAACACGGGCGGGCGGGCCGCGCGTTTCGTCGTCCCCCTGTTCGGCCGCCGGCACGTGCTGGGCATCAGGCCGCGGGTGCGGCAGGTGGTCGGTCATGCCGCGGTCCGGCTGGAGGCGGGAGCCGAGCGGGATGTCGTCTTCCGGCTCGGGGCAGCGCAGTTGGGCACGGTGAGCGCCCGGGGGCTGCTGGAGGCGACACCCGGGCACCTGGACGTGTGGGTCTCGGGCGATCTGCACCCACCCACCGACGCGGTGAGGATCGAGGTGCTGCCGTGA
- a CDS encoding hemerythrin domain-containing protein, whose protein sequence is MTTTTATVDTWEMTMAHRFYRREFAVLPAIIRAAPAGDRARARLVGDHLGMVTSALHHHHEAEDDLLWPLMLERVGPDAATVHRMESQHAHLAGLLARLEELNTRWRAEAGAGVRDELADVLAQASAVLDEHLSDEENDLLPLVPGNITVREWDAVMERARQDSGKALGMRRSLVMFGGMLEEAPEAERRRMLAEVPAPVRLVWRVYGRRLHERSRDAVRRG, encoded by the coding sequence ATGACGACAACGACCGCGACGGTCGACACCTGGGAAATGACGATGGCGCACCGCTTCTACCGCCGCGAGTTCGCCGTGCTGCCGGCGATCATCCGGGCCGCGCCGGCCGGGGACCGGGCCCGCGCCCGGCTGGTCGGCGACCATCTGGGCATGGTCACCTCGGCGCTGCACCACCATCACGAGGCGGAGGACGACCTGCTGTGGCCGCTGATGCTGGAGCGGGTCGGGCCGGACGCCGCGACCGTGCACCGGATGGAGTCGCAGCACGCCCACCTGGCTGGGCTGCTGGCGCGGCTGGAGGAGCTGAACACCCGCTGGCGGGCCGAGGCCGGTGCCGGGGTGCGCGACGAGCTGGCCGATGTGCTGGCGCAGGCCTCGGCGGTGCTGGACGAGCACCTGAGCGACGAGGAGAACGACCTGCTGCCGCTGGTTCCCGGCAACATCACGGTGCGGGAGTGGGATGCGGTGATGGAACGGGCCCGGCAGGACTCGGGCAAGGCCCTGGGGATGAGGAGGTCGCTGGTGATGTTCGGCGGGATGCTGGAGGAGGCGCCCGAGGCCGAGCGGCGGCGGATGCTGGCGGAGGTGCCGGCTCCGGTGCGCCTGGTCTGGCGGGTCTACGGGCGGCGGCTGCACGAGAGGAGCCGGGACGCCGTGCGGCGGGGCTGA
- a CDS encoding BTAD domain-containing putative transcriptional regulator translates to MLICRVLGPLQVTAGSTTVDVGGPQPRRLVQALALARGAPVPEDRLAQAIWGDSPPAGPAASIQAYVSRLRRVLPAATLTRGPGGYALATRCDAADFEALLDQARTAARPAEAVGLYGQALALWRGRPYPDLDAYAEAGRAHLNGLRATAVEDRAAALLAVGDAPAAVTELLPAVQDEPYRERRWEQLILGLYRSARQAEALAALRRVRGLLADDLGVDPGPGLQNLERRLLAQDPSLLLSATLRPPTPRRPLTRFVGRRTEKDLLTAALAESRLVTLVGPGGAGKTRLALEWAHDAALARLADVRSPLDLPSAIATALGLAETPPRFTGISGLLVLDNCEHLTGAVADLALTLLADNPDLRVLATGREALGVDGERLLPVGPMPHPDAVTLLADRIAAVRPGWHPDPVETDEIDRLADALDGIPLALELAAARARVLSLTELTGLLGEHFPALGRVPRGALTPHATLEATVAWSVDLLPARDRAMLLRLWPFEGGFTLEAAGAVGCDLAGLSSLVARSVVTADTTDTPARYRLLEIIRAYCREHDPAPADSRAAHAAWARDLVARTVPDLRGRRSARAMRVLTRELPNLRAALAHAPAESLRTTAMLEWFWVRGGHAAEGLRLIALARHSAPHAPALDRAWALSASAGLHWIGGDLSQVRHDVQAALTVLGEPEDDEGRRLLGQLRYYEALLWIALGDPSRGAESARLSVELAAATGESWFGALPQVVLGAARVAQGDVEQGRRILRDAVGQAREHGYGWSGGFASLLLARSFLDDDPAAAFAPLREAAAWFREEDDTGQVLSTLVHGALALFRVGKPLAAATLHAAAYAEAGRRGIRLDNADPPTVTALRAEVEALDPEVRDRAVQAAVRIPVDELPQMLTRT, encoded by the coding sequence GTGCTGATCTGCCGGGTGCTGGGACCGCTCCAGGTGACGGCCGGATCCACCACTGTCGACGTCGGCGGCCCGCAACCGCGCCGCCTGGTGCAGGCCCTGGCCCTGGCCCGTGGCGCCCCGGTGCCGGAAGACCGCCTGGCCCAGGCGATCTGGGGTGACTCACCACCCGCCGGCCCGGCCGCCTCGATCCAGGCCTACGTCTCCCGGCTGCGCCGGGTGCTGCCCGCCGCCACCCTCACCCGCGGCCCGGGCGGCTACGCCCTGGCCACCCGCTGCGACGCCGCCGACTTCGAGGCCCTGCTCGACCAGGCCCGCACCGCCGCCCGCCCCGCCGAGGCCGTCGGCCTGTACGGGCAGGCCCTCGCGCTGTGGCGCGGGCGCCCCTACCCCGACCTGGATGCCTACGCCGAGGCCGGGCGCGCCCACCTGAACGGCCTGCGCGCCACCGCCGTCGAAGACCGCGCCGCCGCCCTGCTCGCCGTCGGCGACGCCCCCGCCGCCGTCACCGAGCTGCTACCCGCCGTGCAGGACGAGCCCTACCGCGAACGCCGCTGGGAACAACTGATACTCGGCCTCTACCGCAGCGCCCGCCAGGCCGAGGCGCTGGCCGCGCTGCGCCGGGTGCGCGGCCTGCTCGCCGACGACCTCGGCGTCGATCCGGGCCCGGGTCTCCAGAACCTCGAACGCCGCCTGCTGGCCCAGGACCCGTCCCTGCTGCTGTCCGCCACGCTGCGCCCGCCCACCCCGCGCCGTCCCCTCACCCGGTTCGTCGGCCGCCGAACCGAGAAAGACCTCCTCACAGCGGCTCTCGCGGAATCCAGACTGGTGACGCTGGTCGGCCCCGGAGGAGCCGGCAAGACCCGGCTGGCCCTGGAGTGGGCGCACGACGCCGCGCTGGCCCGCCTCGCCGACGTCCGCTCGCCCCTCGACCTCCCCTCGGCGATCGCGACCGCCCTGGGACTGGCCGAGACCCCGCCCCGTTTCACCGGGATCAGCGGGCTGCTGGTGCTCGACAACTGCGAGCACCTCACCGGCGCCGTCGCCGACCTGGCCCTCACCCTGCTCGCCGACAACCCGGACCTGCGCGTGCTGGCCACCGGCCGCGAGGCCCTCGGCGTCGACGGCGAGCGCCTGCTGCCCGTCGGCCCGATGCCGCACCCCGACGCCGTCACCCTGCTGGCCGACCGGATCGCCGCCGTCCGCCCCGGCTGGCACCCCGACCCGGTCGAGACCGACGAGATCGACCGGCTGGCAGACGCTCTCGACGGCATCCCGCTCGCCCTGGAACTGGCCGCCGCCCGCGCCCGGGTGCTCAGCCTGACCGAGCTCACCGGCCTGCTCGGTGAGCACTTCCCGGCCCTGGGCCGGGTTCCGCGCGGCGCCCTCACCCCGCACGCCACGCTGGAGGCCACCGTCGCCTGGAGCGTCGACCTGCTGCCCGCCCGCGACCGCGCCATGCTGCTGCGGCTGTGGCCCTTCGAGGGCGGGTTCACCCTGGAGGCCGCCGGGGCCGTCGGCTGCGACCTGGCCGGCCTGTCCTCCCTGGTCGCCCGCTCCGTGGTCACCGCCGACACCACCGACACGCCCGCCCGCTACCGCCTGCTGGAGATCATCCGCGCCTACTGCCGCGAGCACGACCCGGCCCCGGCGGACAGCCGCGCCGCGCACGCCGCCTGGGCCCGGGACCTGGTCGCCCGCACCGTGCCCGACCTGCGCGGCCGCCGCTCCGCCCGGGCCATGCGCGTGCTCACCCGCGAACTGCCCAACCTGCGGGCCGCTCTCGCCCACGCACCGGCCGAATCGCTGCGCACCACTGCGATGCTGGAATGGTTCTGGGTACGCGGCGGGCACGCCGCCGAGGGCCTGCGCCTGATCGCGCTCGCCCGCCACAGCGCCCCGCACGCCCCCGCGCTCGACCGGGCCTGGGCCCTGTCCGCCTCCGCCGGCCTGCACTGGATCGGCGGCGACCTGTCACAGGTGCGCCACGACGTGCAGGCCGCGCTCACGGTGCTGGGTGAACCCGAGGACGACGAGGGCCGGCGACTGCTCGGCCAGCTGCGATACTACGAGGCCCTGCTCTGGATCGCGCTCGGCGACCCGTCACGTGGGGCCGAAAGTGCCCGGTTGTCCGTGGAACTGGCCGCCGCCACCGGTGAGTCCTGGTTCGGGGCGTTGCCGCAGGTGGTGCTCGGCGCCGCACGGGTCGCGCAGGGCGACGTGGAGCAGGGGCGCCGGATTCTGCGCGACGCCGTCGGGCAGGCCCGCGAGCACGGGTACGGCTGGAGCGGCGGCTTCGCCAGTCTGCTACTGGCCCGATCGTTCCTGGACGACGACCCCGCCGCGGCGTTCGCCCCCCTGCGCGAGGCCGCGGCCTGGTTCCGCGAGGAGGACGACACCGGGCAGGTGCTGTCCACCCTCGTGCACGGGGCCCTGGCCCTGTTCCGGGTCGGAAAACCGCTCGCCGCAGCCACTCTGCACGCCGCCGCCTACGCCGAGGCCGGGCGCCGCGGGATCCGGCTGGACAACGCCGACCCGCCCACCGTGACCGCGCTGCGGGCCGAGGTGGAGGCGCTCGATCCGGAGGTGCGGGACAGGGCGGTGCAGGCGGCGGTGCGGATACCGGTGGACGAATTGCCGCAGATGCTGACACGGACGTGA
- a CDS encoding histidine phosphatase family protein — MHGTEFVFMRHAESRSNLLGTVTSARPGSGLSADGALEARQAGTKSALGQLSAVFSSPLERARKTAEHVRDELPGRTSELAVHTDDRLCEFEVGVLEGRTDHVARQQLWSAWSRWLDQEDLEHRPAERSESGQEAVDRFQDFVRSTAKVRPGERILVVSHGTLLQLALTCLCVNITRNVHDRWISNTGLVQTTYVNDELICPHWEAPRPKVVL, encoded by the coding sequence ATGCACGGAACTGAATTCGTCTTCATGAGGCATGCCGAGTCCCGGAGCAACCTGCTCGGAACGGTGACCTCGGCACGGCCCGGCTCGGGTCTCAGCGCAGACGGTGCCCTGGAAGCTCGGCAGGCGGGCACCAAGAGTGCGCTGGGCCAGCTGTCCGCGGTCTTCTCCAGCCCTCTCGAGCGAGCCCGGAAAACCGCTGAACATGTACGGGACGAGCTCCCCGGGCGAACCTCTGAGCTGGCTGTCCACACCGACGACCGGTTGTGTGAGTTCGAGGTGGGGGTGCTGGAAGGGCGCACCGATCACGTCGCCCGGCAGCAGCTGTGGAGTGCTTGGTCCCGATGGCTTGATCAGGAAGATCTGGAACACCGGCCGGCGGAACGGTCCGAGAGCGGGCAAGAGGCGGTGGACCGGTTCCAGGACTTCGTCCGGTCCACCGCGAAGGTTCGGCCCGGCGAGCGGATTCTGGTCGTCAGCCACGGAACCCTTCTTCAACTCGCGCTGACCTGCCTGTGTGTCAACATTACGCGCAACGTCCACGACCGGTGGATCAGCAATACCGGCCTGGTCCAGACTACCTATGTGAACGACGAACTCATCTGCCCTCATTGGGAAGCTCCGCGACCGAAAGTGGTGCTCTGA
- a CDS encoding NUDIX hydrolase codes for MTFACDTHLVRELTEAAERDGIERHVVAAVITDDAGQVLIVRRAGDDVRGGRWELPSGAVDEGEQLTQALLREVEEETGLRVLDVNEYLGCFDYPSGSGASTRQSTFTVDVTGVLRLDPHEHDAHDWAARDTTRVSAEVQEILRTIG; via the coding sequence ATGACCTTCGCCTGCGACACCCATCTCGTGCGTGAGCTGACCGAGGCGGCCGAACGCGACGGCATCGAGCGGCACGTCGTGGCCGCCGTCATCACCGACGACGCCGGTCAGGTACTCATCGTGCGCCGTGCCGGTGACGACGTCAGAGGTGGCCGCTGGGAGCTCCCGAGCGGGGCGGTGGACGAGGGGGAGCAACTGACCCAGGCCCTCCTGCGCGAGGTCGAGGAGGAGACCGGGCTGAGGGTGCTCGACGTGAACGAGTACCTGGGATGCTTCGACTATCCCTCCGGCAGTGGTGCATCCACCCGGCAGTCCACGTTCACCGTCGACGTCACGGGGGTGCTGCGGCTCGACCCGCACGAGCACGACGCCCACGACTGGGCGGCCCGCGACACCACCCGGGTCTCCGCCGAGGTGCAGGAGATCCTGCGCACCATCGGGTGA
- a CDS encoding helix-turn-helix transcriptional regulator yields MKRAERQYALVDLLRGARRPWSAARLAREFGVSSRTVERDIASLQLAGVPLYADHGAAGGYSILPEYSLPPLNLSAPESLAVLAGLALLDSSPYQGAARRARAKIAAVMNEEHRGPVQETLTRMQVIDAAAPAGGTVPLGMLSDVIAARRLVRLTYLGEAEDGGPDPAHGTVRDVETMGLLRAGDAWLLVGWCRLRDAVRGFRIERITRLDVLDEIPPPRDPALLEADLAQWPTRRLG; encoded by the coding sequence ATGAAGCGAGCCGAGCGGCAGTACGCCCTCGTCGACCTGCTGCGCGGAGCACGTCGGCCGTGGTCTGCCGCCCGGCTCGCCCGTGAGTTCGGGGTGTCCTCGCGCACCGTGGAGCGGGACATCGCCTCGCTCCAGCTGGCCGGGGTGCCCCTCTATGCGGATCATGGTGCGGCGGGCGGGTACTCGATCCTGCCGGAGTACTCGCTGCCGCCGCTGAATCTGTCCGCCCCCGAGTCGCTGGCGGTCCTGGCCGGGCTCGCGCTACTCGATTCCTCGCCGTACCAGGGGGCCGCGCGCCGGGCCCGGGCCAAGATCGCGGCGGTCATGAACGAGGAACACCGCGGGCCGGTGCAGGAGACGCTGACCCGGATGCAGGTGATCGACGCGGCCGCCCCGGCGGGCGGCACCGTGCCGCTGGGCATGCTCTCCGACGTGATCGCGGCCCGGCGCCTGGTGCGGCTCACCTATCTCGGTGAGGCCGAGGACGGCGGGCCGGATCCCGCCCACGGCACGGTCCGCGACGTCGAGACCATGGGGCTTCTGCGCGCGGGCGACGCGTGGCTGCTCGTCGGCTGGTGCCGGCTGCGGGATGCGGTCCGTGGTTTCCGCATCGAGCGGATCACCCGGCTCGACGTCCTCGACGAGATCCCGCCGCCCCGCGACCCGGCGCTCCTGGAGGCCGACCTGGCGCAGTGGCCGACCCGGCGCCTCGGCTGA
- a CDS encoding nuclear transport factor 2 family protein: protein MTENTTRTTARHSLERWLTMWNTDGDIAREICADDFRIHFAVTEPDGSTPADDIRTAADFAEYLRWWHAQNPGVVFTHVADAVDGDHGRLLWDVQAGGRLAGGVDVFDFAGDGRIRRVWSVGGQRSMRG from the coding sequence ATGACCGAGAACACGACCCGGACCACCGCCCGGCACTCGCTCGAGCGGTGGCTGACCATGTGGAACACCGACGGCGACATCGCCCGGGAGATCTGTGCCGACGACTTCCGCATCCACTTCGCCGTGACCGAGCCCGACGGGTCGACCCCCGCCGACGACATCCGCACCGCCGCCGACTTCGCGGAGTACCTGCGCTGGTGGCACGCGCAGAACCCGGGCGTCGTGTTCACGCACGTCGCCGACGCCGTCGACGGTGATCACGGCCGGCTGCTGTGGGACGTGCAGGCCGGCGGCCGGCTCGCCGGTGGCGTCGACGTGTTCGACTTCGCCGGGGACGGCCGGATCCGGCGGGTCTGGTCGGTCGGCGGGCAGCGCAGCATGCGCGGCTGA
- a CDS encoding glycoside hydrolase family 125 protein, producing the protein MKDVLQPYVDRVRQAFGDPRVAATVSDALERTLRDTLTRDGDEYFVITGDIPAMWLRDSTTQLWPYLRMLGGSRELADVVAGVLRRQFRQIGHDPYANSFNPGPTGAHYEPGDLNDDPWVWEQKYEVDSLAFPLLLAHRWWRATGRTDVFDDRAHRVFRTVVDQFRLEQRHEERSPYRFVRPGAIATETLTREGLGTPVGFTGMTWSGFRPSDDACTYGYNIPGNLLAAQALRHLAEIATACWDDAALATDAQQLSAEIVRAVAEFGVVEHPEYGLIYAYEVDGLGGTLLMDDANMPSLLSLPFLSPGLVDPEIYARTRSFALGPGNPWWFSGRAASGVGSPHTRERRVWPIALAVEGLTSGSPQRQRELVDLLLATDAGTGRMHEAFDVDDPSRFSRPWFSWADSMFCELVLTVAE; encoded by the coding sequence GTGAAAGACGTCCTCCAGCCGTACGTCGACCGCGTGCGGCAGGCCTTCGGCGACCCGCGTGTGGCTGCCACGGTGTCGGACGCGCTGGAGCGCACCCTGCGCGACACCCTGACCCGCGACGGCGACGAGTACTTCGTGATCACCGGCGACATCCCGGCGATGTGGCTGCGCGACTCGACCACCCAGTTGTGGCCCTACCTGCGGATGCTCGGCGGGAGCCGGGAGCTCGCGGACGTCGTGGCCGGGGTGCTGCGGCGGCAGTTCCGGCAGATCGGGCACGACCCGTACGCGAACTCGTTCAACCCCGGGCCCACCGGCGCGCACTACGAGCCGGGCGACCTGAACGACGACCCGTGGGTGTGGGAGCAGAAGTACGAGGTGGACTCCCTCGCCTTCCCCCTGCTGCTGGCGCACCGCTGGTGGCGGGCCACCGGCCGCACGGACGTCTTCGACGACCGGGCGCACCGGGTGTTCCGCACGGTGGTGGACCAGTTCCGGCTGGAGCAGCGGCACGAGGAACGCTCGCCCTACCGGTTCGTGCGTCCCGGCGCGATCGCCACCGAGACCCTGACCCGCGAGGGCCTCGGCACACCGGTGGGTTTCACCGGGATGACCTGGAGCGGCTTCCGGCCCAGCGACGACGCCTGCACCTACGGCTACAACATCCCGGGCAACCTGCTGGCGGCCCAGGCCCTGCGCCACCTGGCCGAGATCGCCACCGCCTGCTGGGACGACGCCGCCCTGGCCACGGACGCCCAGCAGCTCTCGGCGGAGATCGTCCGCGCGGTGGCGGAGTTCGGCGTGGTCGAGCACCCCGAGTACGGCCTGATCTACGCCTACGAGGTGGACGGCCTGGGGGGCACCCTGCTGATGGACGACGCCAACATGCCGTCGCTGCTGAGCCTTCCGTTCCTGTCCCCCGGCCTGGTCGACCCGGAGATCTACGCCCGCACCCGCTCCTTCGCTCTCGGCCCCGGCAATCCCTGGTGGTTCAGCGGTCGCGCCGCCTCCGGCGTGGGCAGCCCGCACACCCGCGAGCGCCGGGTGTGGCCGATCGCCCTGGCCGTGGAGGGGTTGACCAGCGGATCACCGCAGCGGCAGCGCGAACTGGTGGACCTGCTGCTGGCCACCGACGCCGGCACCGGGCGGATGCACGAGGCCTTCGACGTGGACGACCCGTCCCGGTTCAGCCGGCCGTGGTTCTCCTGGGCCGACTCGATGTTCTGCGAGCTGGTGCTGACCGTCGCCGAGTGA